From Natronorubrum halophilum, a single genomic window includes:
- a CDS encoding Lrp/AsnC family transcriptional regulator: MSEIVDKRDLKILCAIAECESFNTETVHEATGVPKSTVHYRIQKLKENGVITNDLFELDREKLGLEITVISEVWAEFGEGYHEEIGRKLGEIEGVNQVYFTMGDTDFIVISRLTSRDMVERLVEDYESIDEIRRTSSKFAISTLKEGTSIGMLRDYSEETLFSGFGLADR, encoded by the coding sequence ATGAGCGAAATAGTAGACAAACGGGACCTCAAGATCCTCTGTGCGATCGCGGAGTGTGAGTCGTTCAACACCGAAACCGTCCACGAAGCGACGGGCGTCCCCAAATCAACAGTTCACTACCGGATACAGAAGCTAAAGGAAAACGGCGTGATTACGAACGATCTATTCGAACTCGACCGAGAGAAACTCGGACTCGAGATCACCGTGATCTCGGAAGTCTGGGCGGAGTTCGGCGAAGGGTATCACGAAGAGATCGGGCGGAAACTCGGCGAGATCGAGGGCGTCAACCAGGTCTACTTTACGATGGGCGATACCGATTTTATCGTCATCTCGCGGCTCACCTCTCGAGATATGGTCGAACGGCTCGTCGAGGACTACGAGTCGATCGACGAGATTCGCCGCACGAGTTCGAAGTTCGCGATTTCGACGCTCAAAGAAGGCACCAGTATCGGGATGCTTCGTGACTACAGCGAGGAGACATTGTTTTCGGGATTCGGACTCGCGGACCGGTAA
- a CDS encoding GNAT family N-acetyltransferase yields MTDHDSDHDRPATVRELTSETDLREAFPILRELRAHLDRDEMSALYEQMRQEGYRLFGRHDADSELVAVAGLSVGTNFYLGRHVFVYDLVTTAERRSEGHGKALLTHIHEWAADRDCETVELESGLWRDEAHRFYEELGYEKYCYSFKYDLAENDT; encoded by the coding sequence ATGACCGATCACGACAGCGACCACGACCGACCCGCGACCGTTCGAGAACTCACGTCTGAGACGGATCTGCGGGAGGCGTTTCCGATCCTTCGCGAGCTTCGCGCTCACCTCGACCGCGATGAGATGAGCGCGCTCTACGAGCAGATGCGCCAGGAGGGCTATCGGTTGTTCGGCCGCCACGACGCCGATTCCGAACTCGTCGCCGTGGCCGGACTCTCCGTGGGAACCAATTTCTATCTCGGACGGCACGTCTTCGTTTACGACCTGGTAACGACGGCGGAGCGACGCTCCGAGGGACACGGGAAAGCGCTGCTCACTCACATCCACGAGTGGGCCGCCGACCGGGATTGCGAGACCGTCGAACTCGAGTCCGGGCTCTGGAGAGACGAGGCCCACCGCTTCTACGAGGAGTTGGGGTACGAGAAGTACTGCTACTCGTTCAAGTACGACCTCGCGGAGAACGACACGTAA
- a CDS encoding aspartate aminotransferase family protein, which translates to MPVGPSIEELHFADAPSVDSVPGPDSKRLLERQQEIESNAVAYPRRVPIALDEARGATVRDVDGNTFLDFFAGIGVLNVGHSNPYVLEGVQEQIATYTHTIDFPTEARLDLIERLREIAPGDLQGNSNVVFGGPTGSDAIEGSIKLAKHNTGRHGLLAFEGSYHGTTAGALSLTAGKAYKDGYGPLLPDVVHLPYPSASDETAVDCADALEAVKRKFENPYGGHETPAGIWLEAIQGEGGVVVPPAEFLRGLRDIADDNSALLIVDEIQTGIGRTGEWFASDHFDVTPDAITMAKALGGTGLPIGAMLYHEKFDTWGPGGHVGTFRGNVPAMVGGIRAIEYIESHDLLSHATELGAYLRDRFAETAATTPEIASVRGKGLFIGIEFVDADGRPDADLVTEIQQRCYENGVLVWNAGRYKNVLRLIPPLVLTEQQAEIGADVICRAIETSTGDSK; encoded by the coding sequence ATGCCTGTAGGGCCATCGATAGAAGAGCTACACTTCGCCGACGCGCCGTCGGTCGACTCCGTTCCGGGACCGGACTCCAAACGCTTACTCGAGCGTCAACAGGAGATCGAAAGTAACGCCGTTGCGTACCCGAGACGGGTTCCGATCGCACTCGATGAAGCCCGCGGAGCGACGGTTCGCGACGTCGACGGAAACACGTTCCTCGACTTCTTCGCCGGCATCGGCGTCTTGAACGTGGGTCACTCGAACCCGTACGTGCTCGAGGGAGTCCAGGAGCAGATAGCGACGTACACGCACACGATCGACTTCCCGACGGAAGCGCGACTCGACCTCATCGAGCGGCTTCGCGAGATCGCACCCGGTGACCTCCAGGGTAACAGCAACGTCGTTTTCGGCGGTCCGACCGGGAGCGATGCGATCGAGGGATCGATCAAACTCGCGAAACACAACACCGGGCGGCACGGACTGCTCGCGTTCGAGGGATCGTATCACGGAACGACGGCCGGTGCCCTCAGTCTGACCGCCGGCAAAGCGTACAAAGACGGATACGGACCCCTCCTTCCTGACGTCGTCCATCTCCCCTATCCATCCGCGAGCGACGAGACGGCGGTGGACTGTGCGGACGCGCTCGAGGCCGTGAAACGAAAGTTCGAGAACCCCTACGGCGGGCACGAAACGCCCGCCGGAATCTGGCTCGAAGCGATCCAGGGCGAAGGCGGTGTGGTCGTCCCGCCGGCGGAGTTTCTTCGGGGGTTGCGAGACATCGCCGACGACAACAGCGCGCTGTTGATCGTCGACGAGATTCAGACCGGTATCGGACGCACGGGCGAATGGTTCGCCTCCGATCACTTCGATGTGACGCCCGACGCGATTACGATGGCGAAGGCGCTCGGCGGTACCGGACTGCCGATCGGTGCGATGCTCTATCACGAAAAATTCGACACGTGGGGTCCCGGGGGCCACGTCGGAACGTTCCGCGGGAACGTTCCCGCCATGGTCGGCGGTATTCGAGCGATCGAGTACATCGAATCGCACGATCTCCTGTCGCACGCGACCGAACTCGGTGCGTACCTCCGAGACCGGTTCGCGGAGACCGCGGCGACGACGCCCGAGATCGCGTCTGTACGCGGGAAGGGATTGTTTATCGGAATCGAGTTCGTCGATGCCGACGGGCGACCGGATGCGGACCTCGTAACGGAGATCCAGCAACGCTGCTACGAGAACGGTGTGCTGGTCTGGAACGCCGGCCGGTACAAAAACGTTCTTCGCCTGATTCCGCCGCTGGTGCTGACCGAACAACAGGCCGAGATCGGAGCCGACGTGATCTGTCGCGCCATCGAAACCAGTACGGGCGATTCGAAGTAG
- a CDS encoding hydantoinase B/oxoprolinase family protein, translated as MADTQPQADIDLDPVTFEVLRSSYRNLVDRMAEQIQRTCYSFVIYNRDFSNCLNDAQGNTIMQGSQDIAVHVGTLHYTCKETLEYFEGDINPGDVYIVNDPYAGGTHINDVRIMRPVFYDDELIAVTQSNGHWADVGGPAPGSFNIDANEYFAEGLRIPPVKIWDAGEYREDVANLLTTNMRLSEDRIGDMRAQTEATRIAEERLIELADKYGVETVLTAFDESKDYVERMMREKIRALPNGTWKTQDYIDADPNGAEGLVTVDVEMTIDDDEVHYDLSGSDGYIGNFLNSTFGTSFSAVIAGTKMFFPDVPLNSGMYRVVSADLPEGTVVNAPEPVPVTGSVAGAYEKVMNAIFELWSEVLPERAMACAFNLEYLLAGGRDQRSGRDGREFAWYDWMAGGWGGRDGKDGANATAPVFGAGLAVQSLEGQERDAPLVTTEHSIVTDSAGPGEHRGGCGLRKGGRMLACENSVISYCSDRARSITWGINGGLPGVPHGVTLDRDGHEPEEMGTVFSSVPIEEGDTFVRPSSGGGGFGDPLERDPEAVLEDVKDDYVSIERAATDYGVVIDPIDPELCEYEIDSEATERKRAHIRENRDGWLHEDPEAVAERYHDGELDKLDLIRQYGVILDWSTGELLENTTAQFREMLEERAVGEW; from the coding sequence ATGGCAGACACACAACCACAGGCAGATATCGACCTCGACCCGGTGACGTTCGAGGTGCTCCGGAGTTCCTACCGGAACCTCGTCGATCGAATGGCCGAACAGATCCAGCGGACCTGCTACTCGTTCGTTATCTACAACCGCGACTTCAGCAACTGTCTGAACGACGCGCAAGGAAACACGATCATGCAGGGATCGCAGGATATCGCCGTCCACGTCGGGACGCTCCACTACACCTGCAAGGAGACCCTGGAGTACTTCGAGGGCGATATCAACCCCGGCGACGTGTACATCGTGAACGATCCCTACGCCGGCGGGACGCACATCAACGACGTCCGGATCATGCGTCCGGTGTTCTACGACGACGAACTCATCGCCGTCACCCAGTCCAACGGTCACTGGGCCGACGTCGGCGGCCCGGCACCCGGCTCGTTCAACATCGACGCGAACGAGTACTTCGCGGAGGGGCTTCGCATTCCGCCGGTGAAGATCTGGGACGCCGGCGAGTACCGCGAGGACGTCGCCAACCTCTTGACGACCAACATGCGTCTCTCCGAGGACCGAATCGGCGACATGCGGGCCCAGACCGAAGCGACCCGCATCGCCGAGGAACGACTGATCGAACTCGCCGACAAGTACGGCGTCGAGACGGTTCTTACCGCGTTCGACGAGTCAAAAGATTACGTCGAGCGCATGATGCGGGAGAAAATCCGAGCGCTTCCGAACGGAACGTGGAAGACCCAGGACTACATCGACGCCGACCCCAACGGGGCGGAAGGGCTCGTGACGGTCGACGTCGAGATGACGATCGACGACGACGAGGTTCACTACGATCTCTCCGGATCCGACGGCTACATCGGGAACTTCCTGAACTCGACGTTCGGAACGTCCTTCTCGGCCGTTATCGCGGGTACGAAGATGTTCTTCCCCGACGTGCCGCTGAACTCGGGGATGTACCGCGTCGTCAGCGCCGACCTTCCCGAGGGAACGGTGGTGAACGCGCCGGAGCCGGTTCCCGTCACCGGCTCGGTCGCCGGTGCCTACGAGAAGGTGATGAACGCCATCTTCGAACTCTGGTCGGAGGTGCTGCCCGAACGCGCGATGGCGTGTGCGTTCAATCTCGAGTACCTGCTCGCCGGCGGACGGGATCAGCGTTCCGGTCGCGACGGGCGAGAGTTCGCCTGGTACGACTGGATGGCCGGTGGCTGGGGCGGGCGAGACGGGAAGGACGGGGCCAACGCGACTGCGCCGGTCTTCGGTGCCGGCCTCGCCGTCCAGTCGCTGGAAGGCCAAGAGCGCGACGCGCCGCTCGTGACGACCGAGCATTCGATCGTCACCGACTCGGCGGGGCCGGGCGAGCACCGCGGCGGGTGTGGGCTTCGAAAGGGAGGGCGAATGCTCGCCTGCGAAAACAGCGTCATCTCCTACTGCTCGGATCGCGCCCGGTCGATCACCTGGGGTATCAACGGCGGACTTCCGGGCGTTCCACACGGCGTGACGCTCGATCGGGACGGTCACGAGCCAGAGGAGATGGGCACGGTGTTCTCGAGCGTCCCGATTGAGGAAGGCGACACGTTCGTCCGTCCGTCCTCCGGCGGCGGCGGGTTCGGCGATCCGCTCGAGCGTGACCCCGAAGCCGTCCTCGAAGACGTAAAAGACGACTACGTCTCAATCGAGCGAGCGGCCACGGACTACGGCGTCGTCATCGATCCGATCGATCCGGAGCTCTGCGAGTACGAGATTGACAGCGAAGCCACGGAACGGAAACGAGCGCACATTCGCGAAAACCGTGACGGGTGGCTGCACGAGGATCCGGAAGCCGTCGCCGAGCGCTACCACGACGGTGAGCTCGACAAACTCGACCTCATCCGGCAGTACGGCGTCATTCTCGACTGGTCGACCGGCGAGTTACTCGAGAACACGACTGCGCAGTTCCGGGAGATGCTCGAGGAACGCGCCGTCGGCGAGTGGTAA